From a single Excalfactoria chinensis isolate bCotChi1 unplaced genomic scaffold, bCotChi1.hap2 Scaffold_85, whole genome shotgun sequence genomic region:
- the LOC140265438 gene encoding olfactory receptor 14J1-like yields the protein MPNSSSNSEFLLLPLADTRQLQLLHFWLLLGIYLAALLGNGLISTAVACDQHLHTPMYFFLLNLALLDLGCISTTLPKAMANALWDTRAISYTGCAAQVFFFLFFLSAEFSFLTIMSYDRYVAICKPLHYGTLMDSRACATMAAAAWGAGLLSSLLHTASTFSLPLCQGNVVNQFFCEVPQILKLSCSESNLREVVLLFFGSSLVFGCFVFIVVSYVQIFLAVLRMPSEQGRHKAFSTCLPHLAVVSFFLSTVFYAYLKPPSISFPSMDLMVALLYSVVPPTLNPVIYSMRNREIKHALRKVLQYTLFQLP from the coding sequence atgcccaacagcagctccaacagtgagttcctcctgctgccattggcagacacgcggcagctgcagctcctgcacttctggctcttgctgggcatctacctggctgccctcctgggcaacggcctcatcagtacagccgtagcctgcgaccagcacctgcacacccccatgtacttcttcctgctcaacctggccctcctcgacctgggctgcatctccaccactctccccaaagccatggccaacgccctctgggacaccagggccatttcctacacaggatgtgctgcacaggtttttttctttctcttcttcctctcagcagagttttcatttctcaccatcatgtcctatgaccgctacgttgccatctgcaagcccctgcactacgggaccttgatggacagcagagcttgtgccaccatggcagcagctgcctggggcgctgggcttctcagtTCCCTgttgcacactgccagtacgttttcactgcctctctgccaaggcaatgttgtcaaccagtttttctgtgaggtcccccagatcctcaagctctcctgctcagaatcaaatcttagggaagttgtgcttctcttttttgGTTCAAGTTTagtctttgggtgctttgttttcatagttgtgtcctatgtgcagatcttccttgccgtgctgaggatgccctctgagcagggacggcacaaagccttctccacgtgcctccctcaccttgCTGtggtctctttctttctcagcactgtcttttatgcctacctgaagcctccctccatctcttttccatccatggacctgatggtggcacttctgtactcggTGGTGCCTCCAACATTGAACCCTGTTATCTACAGtatgaggaacagggagatcaagcatgcTCTCAGGAAGGTTTTGCAATACAcactattccagcttccatAA